Genomic DNA from Paenibacillus borealis:
GCAGTTATCTCCCACCGTTCCGGTGAATCCGAAGACAGCACAATCGCTGACATCGCTGTAGCGACTAACGCTGGCCAGATCAAAACGGGTGCTCCTTCCCGTACAGACCGCGTTGCTAAATACAACCAGTTGCTTCGCATCGAAGATGAACTGGGCGAATTGGCTCAATACAACGGCCTGAAATCCTTCTACAACCTCAAAAGATAATTTCTTTTGACCCTATATTTAAAAGGCCTGCCGGACTTCGGCAGGCTTTTTCTTTTGGCCGCGTTCTGTAATCGAGCGAGGTTGCCTGCTGCTGCTTGTACTTGTCTCCTATAGGCGACAAACCTGAGGAATTTAATAGGCAGATTAGTAGAATGAGGTTTGTATGGTTGTATTCAATCTATGGCTATGATACAATAAAAATACTGTTTATGAAATCGTGAGGTCTAATTTAGCATAGATAGTGATGCTTGGACGTAGGAGGTGGAAGTGAATGGATATCTTTTTGAAAGTGGTGCTTCTGATTTTTGCCGTAGGTCTGATTGCGGTCGTTCTTCTGCAAAAAGGGAAAAGCGCGGGTCTTTCCGGTGCCATCTCCGGCGGTGCTGAGCATCTCTTCGGTAAAACAAAGGCACGCGGTATGGAGCTTGTGTTGCAGCGTGTAACAGTTGGATTGGCTGCAGGATTCTTCATCATGTCAATCGTTGTGGCCATTGTTATTGATTAGTTTGCCTACAGTAAGCCTTCGCTCTGTTCTGAATGGAATAGGCGGGGGCTTTTTTGTATGCAGTTTTAAC
This window encodes:
- the secG gene encoding preprotein translocase subunit SecG, which translates into the protein MDIFLKVVLLIFAVGLIAVVLLQKGKSAGLSGAISGGAEHLFGKTKARGMELVLQRVTVGLAAGFFIMSIVVAIVID